In one window of Nicotiana tabacum cultivar K326 chromosome 12, ASM71507v2, whole genome shotgun sequence DNA:
- the LOC107810514 gene encoding PHD finger protein EHD3: MVGEDVGNSGGDSVVLDLLAENALTVRKLKGRPLNVENGDMNPSGSSGDVCRTYKRRKRTKVVEDGKVPACQNTYKSMNEPLDTTLNKSSCTQASVAHLRPHGLLNDFSYQPVRNWKGAVLKQMFQSLESDGGLKECIQEALASHSEASCAVETKESGKCCDYGNRHSLPSKFVSQNGAKAVSNGSVDEPKRYTVTEICQQMFLDVVKSEKFAQLCDVLFKNFEGMKVDKFFDVSHIHSRMKDGSYEGSSLLFQTDIQQMWTKLHEVGSEMISLSRSLSDISRASFQAQVSCSTRGITEDGKDELVAKMEQAEISGVNKRCACQCCGEKADGRDSLACDSCEEIYHVCCVEPTVKEIPLKSWYCAKCTAKGIESPHDNCVVCERLSASRSVIIEDGVEESTTEDMLLELEESLNGLVDDELKLCKGVEDLPCCNICRAEVGSNGNYKICGHSFCPHKFYHERCLTRKQLDTYGSCWYCPSCLCRACLKDCDDDKIVLCDGCDHAYHIFCMQPPRTSIPRGKWFCRKCDMQIQRIRKAKRTYETKQNELKKRTEQCGRLGVPKGKDEEALNKSGGVEMLLNAAKTLNYQEDLASFGSKDQ; this comes from the exons ATGGTTGGTGAAGATGTAGGAAATAGTGGTGGTGATAGTGTTGTGCTGGATTTATTGGCTGAAAATGCTCTAACTGTAAGGAAATTGAAGGGCCGCCCATTGAATGTCGAGAATGGTGATATGAACCCTTCAGGGTCATCAGGTGATGTTTGCCGGACTTACAAGAGGCGGAAGCGTACCAAAGTAGTAGAAGATGGCAAGGTTCCGGCTTGTCAAAATACTTACAAG TCAATGAATGAACCACTAGATACAACTCTTAACAAAAGTTCCTGCACACAAGCTAGTGTAGCTCATTTGAGACCACATGGTCTTCTGAATGATTTCAGTTATCAGCCTGTTAGAAATTGGAAGGGTGCTGTTCTGAAGCAGATGTTTCAATCACTAGAGAGTGATGGTGGTTTAAAAGAGTGTATTCAAGAGGCACTTGCATCACATTCAGAAGCCAGTTGTGCTGTTGAAACTAAG GAATCTGGAAAGTGTTGTGATTATGGGAACAGACATTCTCTGCCATCAAAGTTTGTATCTCAAAATGGAGCAAAGGCAGTGTCTAATGGATCAGTGGATGAGCCAAAAAGATACACAGTGACAGAGATCTGTCAGCAGATGTTTCTGGATGTTGTCAAATCAGAAAAATTTGCTCAATTATGTGATGtgctttttaaaaattttgaaggAATGAAGGTTGACAAATTTTTTGATGTCAGTCATATTCACTCAAGGATGAAAGATGGATCTTATGAGGGCTCATCCCTCCTTTTTCAAACAGATATTCAACAG ATGTGGACAAAGCTTCATGAAGTTGGCAGTGAAATGATTTCTCTTTCAAGGAGCCTTTCAGACATATCAAGGGCTTCTTTCCAAGCTCAG GTGAGCTGTTCAACGCGTGGAATTACTGAGGATGGAAAAGATGAG TTGGTTGCTAAAATGGAACAAGCAGAGATCTCTGGTGTAAATAAAAGGTGTGCTTGCCAATGTTGTGGGGAGAAGGCGGATGGTAGAGATAgtttagcttgtgattcatgtgAGGAGATTTACCACGTCTGCTGTGTTGAGCCTACTGTGAAAGAAATTCCACTAAAAAGTTGGTATTGTGCCAAATGTACTGCAAAGGGAATTGAATCACCGCATGACAACTGTGTAGTATGCGAAAGACTCAGCGCCTCTAGATCAGTGATAATTGAAGATGGGGTTGAAGAATCTACAACTGAAGACATGCTTCTGGAATTGGAGGAAAGCTTAAATGGTTTAGTGGATGATGAACTTAAACTATGTAAAGGAGTTGAGGATCTGCCCTGTTGCAACATATGTAGAGCTGAGGTGGGAAGTAATGGAAACTATAAAATATGTGGCCATTCCTTCTGCCCTCACAAATTTTACCATGAGAGGTGCTTGACTAGAAAGCAGTTGGATACTTATGGCTCCTGCTGGTACTGTCCGTCGTGTCTGTGTAGAGCTTGCCTTAAAGATTGTGATGATGACAAAATTGTACTTTGTGACGGCTGTGATCACGCTTATCATATTTTCTGCATGCAGCCACCACGCACTTCAATTCCTAGAGGGAAATGGTTTTGCAGAAAATGTGACATGCAGATACAGCGTATACGCAAAGCAAAAAGGACATATGAGACTAAGCAAAATGAATTGAAAAAGAGAACTGAACAATGTGGAAGATTAGGTGTACCAAAAGGAAAGGATGAGGAAGCTTTAAACAAATCTGGAGGTGTGGAAATGCTTCTAAATGCTGCCAAAACTCTGAACTATCAGGAGGATTTAGCTTCTTTTGGATCGAAGGACCAATAG
- the LOC107810516 gene encoding uncharacterized protein LOC107810516, with amino-acid sequence MMKMTWKNQSEKKPNNKRPITPLSQNLPFEVENPTHDFTVEAVSESNLISHTNGDDDTIKLVESFQELGNKLAEDGKYREALGKWEAAILLMPDRAILHEQKAQILLELGETWNALKAATRATGLEPSWAEAWITLGRAQLNYGEPDSAIESLDKALAIKPDSAEVRNDRQAALHHIQRRKQLQTSGLSMNQNRFAVVDKSESG; translated from the exons ATGATGAAGATGACATGGAAAAATCAGAGCGAAAAGAAACCTAATAATAAGAGACCCATTACCCCTCTTTCCCAAAACCTCCCTTTCGAAGTTGAAAATCCTACTCACGATTTCACTGTCGAAGCCGTGTCGGAGAGTAACTTAATTTCTCATACTAATGGAGATGATGATACAATAAAGCTTGTGGAATCCTTTCAAGAACTAGGAAATAAGCTTGCTGAG GATGGGAAATATCGTGAAGCACTTGGGAAGTGGGAAGCTGCAATACTTTTGATGCCAGATCGTGCAATTCTGCATGAACAGAAGGCTCAAATTTTGCTTGAACTTGGAGAAACATGGAATGCGCTAAAAGCTGCTACTC GTGCAACTGGATTGGAACCAAGCTGGGCTGAG GCGTGGATCACCCTTGGTAGAGCACAGCTGAATTATGGTGAGCCTGACAGTGCTATCGAAAGCTTAGACAAAGCACTAGCCATCAAG CCGGATTCTGCTGAGGTGCGTAATGACCGACAAGCGGCCTTGCATCATATTCAGAGGAGAAAACAGTTACAGACATCAGGTTTGAGCATGAACCAAAACCGTTTTGCTGTAGTAGACAAATCTGAGAGCGGTTGA